The following are encoded in a window of Acidicapsa ligni genomic DNA:
- a CDS encoding TetR/AcrR family transcriptional regulator, translating into MKKIQPAPRKPRADAQRNRERILEVAKEAFTRSGANISLDEVSRQAGVGAGTLYRHFPTREALLEEVYRAEVEKLAAAEKEFARTRPPIEALRGWMLLFVDYIATKQIIAPALNTLVGEDCKVFETSGAQIIGAINALVERAIKSGDIRSDLEPLDLFRALVGVSNVASSPDWPQSARRLVEILILGSRPVA; encoded by the coding sequence TTGAAAAAAATCCAACCCGCTCCCCGGAAGCCACGCGCAGACGCTCAGCGTAATCGCGAGCGCATTCTGGAGGTTGCCAAAGAAGCGTTCACCCGTTCCGGCGCAAACATCAGCCTGGATGAGGTTTCCCGGCAGGCAGGCGTGGGTGCAGGAACTCTCTATCGGCACTTTCCTACACGCGAGGCACTCCTTGAGGAGGTCTATCGTGCCGAAGTGGAAAAACTGGCGGCAGCGGAGAAGGAGTTTGCCAGGACCAGGCCACCAATCGAGGCTCTGCGAGGCTGGATGTTGCTCTTCGTGGACTACATTGCAACCAAGCAGATCATCGCGCCAGCGCTGAACACGCTTGTTGGAGAAGACTGCAAGGTCTTTGAAACATCGGGTGCCCAGATCATCGGAGCGATCAACGCTCTTGTGGAGCGTGCAATCAAGAGCGGCGACATACGTTCCGATCTCGAACCTCTCGATCTCTTTCGGGCTCTTGTCGGCGTCTCCAACGTCGCATCCTCGCCAGACTGGCCGCAAAGTGCAAGACGGCTGGTGGAGATTCTCATTCTGGGTTCGCGGCCAGTAGCTTAG